In Jannaschia sp. W003, the genomic stretch CCGGTACGCGAGACCACGGGCGCCGGGGATGCCTTCAACGGCGGCTTCGTGGCCGCCCTCGCCGAGGGGCGCGCGCCGCTGGACGCGGTGCGCTTCGGCAACGCCGTGGCGGGCATCAGCGTCACCCGGCCGGGCGCGGCCGCGTCCATGCCCACGCGGGCCGAGGTGGACGCGGCGATGGGGTAGGGGACGGGGAACGGTGGCGCGAAGGCGCCTGTGCGGGAATGTATGTGTTTCCCCCCCGGTTGTCGAAACGCCTGCCTTTCTCTAACCTTATGGTTGCGCAACACTCGCGCAGGGCGAATGGGAGCGTGCGGTGCAGGGCGGACCAGAAATCGACAAGGGCGAGGTGGCCGCGGTGGAGATCGCGCTCGACCGCGACGTCTTCTTCCGCCGCATGCTGCGCGAGCTGGCGGGCACCATCGAGGCCATCGTCGGCGTGCGCGAGGCCTCGGGCTACGTGGCCGCCGTCGGCGCGGCCATGGGCGACTGGATCAACGCCGCCTATCATGCCGAGATGGGCCCCGAGGACTTCGACCTCAAGACCGTCGCCGAGGTCTTCGTGGATCTCAAGCGACGCATCGACGGCGGCTTCTACGTCGAGTCGGTTGCGCATGATCAGATCGTGCTGGGCAACACCCGCTGCCCCTTCGGCGACGACGTGCACGGCCGGCCCTCGCTGTGCATGATGACGTCGAACGTGTTCGGCCGGATCGCGGCCGACAACCTCGGGTACGCGCGCGTGCAGCTCGACGCCACCATCGCCCGCGGCGACCCGCGCTGCATGATCGTGGTGCACCTCGTGCCCCGCGAGGGGGTGCGCCCCGACGAGCGCGAGTACTTCCGGGTCCCCGCCGATCCTGCGCAGGCGGCCGAGTAGGACGTGTTCGCAGAGTCCCCGCCCGACGCCGTGACGCCCGCAGTGGGACAGAAGGCGCTCGACCTCCTCGACCGCGAGGTGCTGGTCGTCGACGTCACCGGCGCGATCGCCTACGCGAACGCCGAGGCGCGCGCGCTGATCGACGCGCCGATGGGCGACGGCAGCGACCTGGGCACCTTCCTCGGCCTCTGGCAGGAGGGCGACGAGAGCACCCGCGCGCTGGTGCGCCGCATTGCGGGGTCGTCGACCTGGCAGCCCTTCACGCTGACCCGCGCCTCGGGGCGCCACGCCGGCCTGCGCATCCACATGCGCGCCCGCGCCTTCATGGCCGGCGTCGGCGACGACCGCTCGCTCCAGGTGCTGGTGACCACCGACCTCATGCGCGAGCGCTCGTTCGAGGACCACCGCCGCCTGATCCGCCACCTCAACCTGCGCCTCGCCGAAGGCTCGCGCACCGAGGCGCTGCTGACGGGCCTGCTGGAGAGCGAGCGCCACCTGCGCCGCGAGCTGATCCACCGGGTCAAGAACAACCTGTCGCTCCTGTCCGGCCTCCTGCGCCTCAACCGCAGCCGCCTGCGCGATCCCGAGGCCATCGGCCAGCTCGAGGAGATGGAGCGCCGCATCCTCGCCATCGGCGCCGTGCACGACCTGCTCGACCGCCACCACGAGACCGACTTCGTGCGCGCCGACGAGCTGATCGAGCACATCTGCCGCGAGCTGGAGAAGGCCCTGACCCCCGGCACCATAGACATCGAGCGCGAGTTGATCCCGGTGCGCCTCCATATCTCGGACGCGACGCCGCTGGCGCTGATCATCAACGAGCTGGTCACCAACGCCCTCAAGCACGCCTTTCCGCGAGGCTCGGGGCGCATCTCCATCGCCCTGCGCAAGAACGGCGTCGAGAAGCTCGAGGCGGTGGTGCGCGACGACGGCGTGGGCGTCGAGATGGGGCTGGGCACCGAGGAGAACGGCCACGGCACCCGCATCCTCCAGTCGCTCGCCGCCCAGATCCAGGGCGAGATCGTGCGCCAGGTGGACCAGGGCACCATGTGGCAGCTCGTGTTCGCCCCCCGCGAGGACGAGGGCACCCCCACCGGCGCGCTGCACTAAGCTGGCGGCGGGGGCGCATCCCCCTGAAACGAAGGCGGGTTCCGCCGTCCCTCCCTTGTGCCCGCCCCGCCGCCCGTTACCCTCGGGCGTGCCTGCGCCCGCC encodes the following:
- a CDS encoding methanogen output domain 1-containing protein; the encoded protein is MQGGPEIDKGEVAAVEIALDRDVFFRRMLRELAGTIEAIVGVREASGYVAAVGAAMGDWINAAYHAEMGPEDFDLKTVAEVFVDLKRRIDGGFYVESVAHDQIVLGNTRCPFGDDVHGRPSLCMMTSNVFGRIAADNLGYARVQLDATIARGDPRCMIVVHLVPREGVRPDEREYFRVPADPAQAAE
- a CDS encoding sensor histidine kinase; this encodes MFAESPPDAVTPAVGQKALDLLDREVLVVDVTGAIAYANAEARALIDAPMGDGSDLGTFLGLWQEGDESTRALVRRIAGSSTWQPFTLTRASGRHAGLRIHMRARAFMAGVGDDRSLQVLVTTDLMRERSFEDHRRLIRHLNLRLAEGSRTEALLTGLLESERHLRRELIHRVKNNLSLLSGLLRLNRSRLRDPEAIGQLEEMERRILAIGAVHDLLDRHHETDFVRADELIEHICRELEKALTPGTIDIERELIPVRLHISDATPLALIINELVTNALKHAFPRGSGRISIALRKNGVEKLEAVVRDDGVGVEMGLGTEENGHGTRILQSLAAQIQGEIVRQVDQGTMWQLVFAPREDEGTPTGALH